The genome window TGGCAATTTATTATGTTGTACGCACTATCCTCAATGTTTTGCGGTCCGTTGAGCCCTTGATCATGGCTATAATTTTTGTAGTGTGGGTAGGATTAGGACCCTTCGCAGGAGTACTGGCTCTGGCTGTACACTCTATTGCTGCACTGGGCAAGCTTTACTCAGAGGTAGTAGAATCCATAGACCCTGGTCCCATCGAAGCTATAACATCTACAGGTGCTAATCGTCTGCAAACCATAGTTTATGCAGTTATACCCCAGGTTGTACCACCTTATCTGGCTTTTACCATCTATCGTTGGGATATAAATGTCCGTATGAGCACAATAATCGGTTTTGTAGGTGGTGGAGGTTTAGGATATCTATTACAGCAGTGGATTCGTCTATTTATGTACAAAGAAGCAGGTGCTGCGGTGTGGGCTATTGTTATAGTTGTGGCTATCATGGACTTTGCAAGTGCCAAAGCACGTGAGAAAATGATCTAATTTGATATTGATAAATAATAAGTGGAAAATATGTTGAATTTTTAACATTAGTTTAATGAATGATGAAAATCTATAGATTTTCTACTCTTTCTTTTCAAACAGTTCGGGAACAAGATCCAAAGCCTCTCTAACAGGATCATACACAGAATCATCAGTTGGTATATATCCAGTGTGTCTATAAAGTTCGTTCACTGCCAATAGTCCCTCTTCGGTTTCCACAATTTCCAAAAGAGCATTCTTTATTTTTTCTTTCATCTCATCTGGTATGTCTTCAATTATACTAATAGTATCATATGGAATCTCATCAGTATATGCTATGACTTTTACCTTCTCTTTTACATCTGGGAATTTATCTTCAACTATGTCTCTTGCATCATCAAAGGTGGCACCACAATCAATTTCTTTGTTATAAACAGCTAAAACGGTAGCATCATGTGATCCATCCATAGAGTTTATTTCTGAGAAGAAAGTTTTATAGTCATATCCCTCTTTTACTAAAAGAGCCATTGGATATATGAATCCTGATGTTGATGATGGGTCGGAGTAGGCAAAAGTTTTACCCTCTAAGTCTGCTATGTCTTCAATATCACTATCAACATGAACAATTATTTGTCCTTTGTAATAAGGTTTTCCATAACGAACAGATGTGAGTAATACTTCAATATTACACTTATCTTTAGCAATAACATATTGAACTGTTGCTAACCATCCAATATGAGTATTTCCAGTACACATAGATTCTATTAATGCAGCATAGCTAGTAGCAACAAAGCTTTCTATTTTATATCCTGTTCTTTCTTCTATCATCTTTTCAACCTTTTCACCACTTGCTAAGATTCTATCTGCTTCTCCGGATGGTGCAAAAGCCATAACTAATGGATTTTCAGCAGTTCCAAACTCCGCAACTTCTTCAGTGGGTTCCTCAGTAGGTTCAACAACTTCTTCTGCTGCAGGACAACCAGTAAGCGTAAGTGACAAAGACATAATAATTGATAGAGTTACAATTGTTAGAAATATCTTTTTAAGAAAATTCATTTAAACCTCCTTATTATTTTTTAATGGACTAATGCAAAATGATGTGTTAGTCTCTTTATATTGTTTTTATATAATTTAAAATAGGAGATAAAATAATGATAATATTATATAATAGATATTCTAATAGATATTCCATTCAAGTTTTCAAAGAACAATTTTACAGAAAATATAAAACAGTCTCAAATAATATTTTTTATAAATAGAGCAGAAGTATATTTTA of Actinomycetota bacterium contains these proteins:
- a CDS encoding phosphate/phosphite/phosphonate ABC transporter substrate-binding protein; amino-acid sequence: MNFLKKIFLTIVTLSIIMSLSLTLTGCPAAEEVVEPTEEPTEEVAEFGTAENPLVMAFAPSGEADRILASGEKVEKMIEERTGYKIESFVATSYAALIESMCTGNTHIGWLATVQYVIAKDKCNIEVLLTSVRYGKPYYKGQIIVHVDSDIEDIADLEGKTFAYSDPSSTSGFIYPMALLVKEGYDYKTFFSEINSMDGSHDATVLAVYNKEIDCGATFDDARDIVEDKFPDVKEKVKVIAYTDEIPYDTISIIEDIPDEMKEKIKNALLEIVETEEGLLAVNELYRHTGYIPTDDSVYDPVREALDLVPELFEKKE
- the phnE gene encoding phosphonate ABC transporter, permease protein PhnE, with amino-acid sequence MEFRIRHKGDYLTFETDEEGKISPITVIAQEPFAEAKGKGPQLWRVQARMKREVGSLHLSNTFFLVIEKMIETVFLALMATTIAILVAIPISFLAARNLMSVNPISVAIYYVVRTILNVLRSVEPLIMAIIFVVWVGLGPFAGVLALAVHSIAALGKLYSEVVESIDPGPIEAITSTGANRLQTIVYAVIPQVVPPYLAFTIYRWDINVRMSTIIGFVGGGGLGYLLQQWIRLFMYKEAGAAVWAIVIVVAIMDFASAKAREKMI